A portion of the Desulfovibrio sp. Huiquan2017 genome contains these proteins:
- a CDS encoding DUF4384 domain-containing protein, protein MTAFLNMHKAEIALQKEYAFPSALCRFLEYGRGRLLNSPCDAPSLPEAADFEPLVKMLVTARDAYGSDLTLGLDAGDAEIVIPLLAAFNLGNYACEAADHLTAPADHAQDIAMEDVFELSDDIEDLPFGRLIPCNELRRELLGQIPQENHFLFTWLTECVQFDIDSLERIIQTWDELWDKTAPGDDAEALVPVLTAIQSDTALMDHLKAEAGFHTSVMKAAGEVSRQQHMERIRRSAEEGPGIMDHLVSWFRMPAVSGAVALVLMVGIYFGTQVGKDGQPMPIGVTMEMLVYQDGLAVRGGEETKPDVRKPGDIPPEEGDAIQLRFTLDEEAYIYLYHQESSDKRELLFSGKLEKGTHVFPDKSKRMRIGKPGEDEYIILMASERALNKIDQTNAMVNKTNQPGLIIIELEL, encoded by the coding sequence ATGACAGCCTTCTTGAACATGCATAAAGCGGAGATCGCACTCCAGAAGGAATACGCCTTCCCTTCCGCATTGTGCCGTTTTCTGGAATACGGCAGGGGCCGCCTTCTCAATTCCCCCTGCGATGCGCCGTCCCTGCCGGAAGCAGCGGATTTCGAGCCGCTGGTGAAAATGCTCGTAACGGCGCGGGACGCCTACGGCAGCGACCTCACCCTCGGCCTCGACGCCGGGGACGCCGAAATCGTCATTCCCCTGCTAGCGGCGTTTAACCTCGGCAACTACGCATGCGAAGCCGCCGACCACCTGACTGCTCCCGCGGACCATGCTCAGGACATCGCCATGGAAGACGTCTTCGAGCTGTCCGACGACATCGAGGATCTTCCTTTCGGCCGCCTGATCCCCTGCAATGAATTGCGCAGGGAACTACTCGGTCAAATCCCGCAAGAAAACCATTTCCTGTTCACGTGGCTGACGGAATGCGTGCAGTTCGACATCGACAGCCTGGAGCGCATCATCCAGACCTGGGACGAACTCTGGGACAAGACAGCCCCCGGGGACGACGCCGAAGCGCTCGTCCCGGTCCTGACGGCGATCCAGTCCGACACCGCGCTCATGGACCATCTCAAGGCCGAAGCTGGATTCCATACCTCCGTCATGAAGGCCGCAGGCGAAGTTTCACGCCAGCAACATATGGAACGCATTCGCCGCTCCGCCGAGGAAGGCCCCGGCATCATGGACCACCTCGTCTCATGGTTCCGCATGCCCGCCGTTTCCGGCGCGGTTGCCCTGGTACTCATGGTCGGCATCTATTTCGGCACCCAGGTCGGCAAGGACGGCCAGCCCATGCCTATCGGTGTGACCATGGAAATGCTTGTCTACCAGGACGGTCTGGCGGTTCGAGGCGGCGAAGAGACGAAACCGGATGTCCGCAAGCCCGGAGACATCCCGCCAGAAGAAGGTGACGCGATCCAGCTTCGATTCACGTTGGATGAAGAAGCATACATTTACCTTTACCACCAGGAATCCAGCGACAAGCGTGAACTTTTGTTCTCCGGCAAACTGGAAAAGGGAACGCATGTCTTCCCGGACAAGAGCAAACGCATGCGCATAGGGAAGCCGGGAGAGGATGAATATATCATTCTGATGGCTTCAGAAAGAGCCTTAAATAAGATTGATCAGACCAATGCAATGGTTAACAAGACAAATCAACCCGGTCTGATAATTATCGAACTCGAACTATAG
- a CDS encoding type III-E CRISPR-associated RpoE-like sigma factor: MAHFCIDCVTRSSGCRDCPIAPSGLTEAFGKAVRAIEIDIVRKYPRFDSQDREDVIADAVAGAIRNFPQYEGRREAKLVSWIKGIYRNKVMDLLRKNYDITLVEYDAGADNRVAMEHEEEDSLEGLVSILKEMVDGTKENCARLFLSLHEYFQQGRTQKEMANDMGMKSNSLNQKIKRCREWIRERIGREDF, from the coding sequence GTGGCTCATTTCTGCATTGATTGTGTGACTCGCAGCTCAGGCTGCAGAGACTGCCCCATCGCTCCCAGCGGCCTGACCGAAGCCTTCGGCAAGGCCGTCCGGGCCATTGAGATCGACATCGTTCGCAAGTATCCCCGTTTCGACTCCCAGGACCGTGAGGACGTCATCGCCGACGCCGTGGCGGGCGCCATCCGAAATTTCCCCCAATACGAAGGCCGCCGAGAGGCCAAGCTCGTTTCGTGGATAAAGGGTATCTATCGCAACAAGGTCATGGATCTTCTGCGCAAAAACTACGACATCACGCTCGTGGAATACGACGCCGGGGCTGACAACCGCGTCGCCATGGAGCACGAGGAAGAGGATTCCCTGGAAGGCTTGGTCTCCATTCTCAAAGAGATGGTCGATGGTACCAAGGAAAACTGCGCCAGGCTGTTTCTCTCCCTGCACGAGTATTTTCAGCAGGGCAGGACGCAAAAGGAAATGGCAAACGACATGGGCATGAAGTCCAACTCGCTGAACCAGAAGATCAAGCGGTGCAGGGAGTGGATCAGGGAACGCATCGGCAGGGAAGATTTTTGA